From Pelmatolapia mariae isolate MD_Pm_ZW linkage group LG1, Pm_UMD_F_2, whole genome shotgun sequence, one genomic window encodes:
- the LOC134624365 gene encoding oncoprotein-induced transcript 3 protein-like, with the protein MTVALDKASMPGIDENFLKLSDPSCSLTSNSTHIMGAMSFSTCGTKIEDKGDYIIFKNEINSFELANEVITRRKTVKIGFSCQFPKAISISNYYNLHNADYIFTESNFGSFGYTFEIFHNSNFTNRVEASAYPVQVKLLQTIFMGIQASSELPNVMLFVESCKATPDNNPENSLSYYIIRNGCVEDETVTIYSSNQTAFNFGVQAFKFTGNYDQVYITCSVILCEPESPFSRCAQGCLKDPSRRRRRGLSRETGSHYITQGPLQFVGQPFPDTAENSQDVLMERSGTLPEVSPPPASPGTKSSEEGWEMRKIFSSNISTAVFASAFLVSVVLMGIMARYYGKNRRAEDRKVLIASEWEN; encoded by the exons ATGACAGTGGCCCTTGATAAAGCTTCCATGCCTGGCATTGACGAGAACTTTCTCAAGCTGAGTGACCCGTCATGCTCGCTCACCTCCAACAGCACTCACATCATGGGTGCAATGTCCTTCAGCACTTGTGGGACAAAAATTGAG GATAAAGGTGATTATATAATTTTCAAGAATGAGATCAACTCCTTTGAGCTGGCTAACGAAGTTATAACTCGAAGGAAGACAGTTAAAATCGGTTTCTCATGCCAGTTTCCCAAAGCCATCAGCATCTCCAATTACTACAATCTCCACAACGCTGACTACATTTTCACCGAGTCCAACTTCGGAAGCTTTGGCTACACTTTTGAAATTTTCCACAACAGCAACTTTACAAATAGAGTGGAGGCTAGTGCCTATCCAGTACAAGTCAAGCTGCTGCAGACTATTTTTATGGGCATTCAAGCTAGTTCAGAATTACCAAACGTGATGTTGTTTGTTGAGTCATGCAAAGCCACTCCTGATAACAACCCTGAAAACAGCCTCTCGTACTACATCATCAGGAATGG GTGTGTAGAAGACGAGACAGTAACAATTTACTCATCTAATCAAACTGCATTCAACTTCGGAGTTCAAGCCTTTAAATTTACTGGAAACTATGACCAG GTGTACATCACTTGCTCTGTGATCCTGTGTGAGCCTGAGAGTCCCTTTTCCAGATGTGCCCAGGGATGTCTGAAGGATCCATCACGCAGACGTAGGCGAGGCCTGAGCAGGGAGACAGGTAGCCACTACATTACCCAGGGCCCTCTACAGTTTGTTGGGCAGCCTTTTCCTGATACAGCAGAGAACAGTCAGGATGTTCTGATGGAAAGGAGCGGCACGCTTCCAGAAG TGAGTCCTCCACCAGCTTCTCCAGGCACAAAATCAAGTGAGGAAGGTTGGGAAATGAGGAAGATCTTCAGCTCCAACATCTCGACCGCAGTCTTTGCCAGTGCCTTCTTAGTGTCAGTGGTGCTGATGGGCATTATGGCTCGTTACTACGGGAAGAACAGAAGAGCAGAAGACCGCAAAGTTCTCATAGCTTCAGAATGGGAGAACTAA